The following proteins are co-located in the Granulicella pectinivorans genome:
- a CDS encoding GntR family transcriptional regulator: MCDSTDVIPFRVQFRPGVPLFEQVVYAARKAMISGQLRPGDPFPSVRALSKELKINPNTAHKIVSHLVGEGLLETTPGIGNIVAVLPDSTRKQRSHLLTHEIEQLVVEAKRLSIPLDDMQEALADHWERLSTNEERKGRS; the protein is encoded by the coding sequence ATGTGTGATAGTACAGACGTGATTCCCTTCCGCGTACAGTTCCGGCCCGGTGTCCCTCTCTTTGAGCAGGTCGTGTATGCTGCGCGCAAGGCGATGATCTCCGGACAGCTTCGCCCCGGGGACCCCTTCCCTTCCGTGCGAGCCCTCTCGAAGGAACTCAAGATCAACCCCAACACCGCCCACAAGATCGTCTCTCACCTCGTCGGCGAAGGCCTCCTCGAAACGACGCCAGGCATCGGCAATATCGTCGCGGTCCTTCCAGACTCCACACGCAAACAACGCTCCCACCTTCTCACCCACGAGATCGAGCAGCTCGTCGTCGAGGCCAAGCGCCTGTCGATTCCTCTCGACGACATGCAGGAAGCGCTCGCCGATCACTGGGAGCGGTTGAGCACAAACGAAGAACGGAAGGGACGATCATGA
- a CDS encoding Ig-like domain repeat protein → MNIPAFLRAPLLLVLSVASVSSLAQSASLEPANRISATADLEPMTRLTGHLPRWVTPQADEGAVSDETPVHLTFLLSRSPERELAFQQLLIDQQNPSSPRYHQWLTSSQIGEQFGPSADDVHAVTQWLTAHGMQVTSVAPSRIFVQVSSTTGIVAAALSTSFHHFMLDGTPRLSATTEPSIPAALAVAVNSIDGLTDIPLRPFNNVKQAEPRNTADSLRPMYSNSSNTTHYIFPGDFAKIYDISAITGAGFTGAGVKVAIIGRSRITDSDITQLQGLAGIPAKTENVIVVPGTTDPGLVAGDEDESTLDVGRVLTVSTGAQADLVIASSATGGISAGIQYNVQTLMDPVMTISYGACETKAGQATVNAFDALFKQGAAEGIATFVSSGDSGAAGCSTSFTAPTGSETRGINYLCSSSYVTCVGGTEFNDTSSSALYWSTTNSSTYTSALGYIPEGAWNEPTVTSSSGTTYEIGGTGGGVSLYITKPSWQVGTGVPTDGYRDTPDISFTAANHDGYYACLAYKGAGYDCSKGGGVIFSGTSAAAPDMASVAAILTQKAGKAQGNLNPTLYALAVSSPTAFHDATPASSGVSACTVSTASMCNNSVPGPSSLSGGLAGYPLQVGYDLATGLGSLDVTNFVIAASGPVLLGSTTTLNAAPTTIAIGATAVFTATVVGSASTAATGTVQFYSNGTALGAPVTLTSGKASTPATAFTTGGTYSIVAIYSGDTNYSGSTSTTLSFVVTPPTTTTSLNATPTTILARRSAVFTASVAITGSTAATGTVQFYSNGTTLGAPVALASGGTASTPSTTFTTAGTYAITATYSGDANNATSTSMPLNFLVTALPATTTAVTAAPTTVAAGGSSVFTATISTSTATGTVQFFQNGAALGSAVAVAGGKASTPATLFTAAGTYAITATYSGDLNNAGSTSTSLSFVVTAAIPMGLTATASPSTLSVAAGATAGNTSTIALATTASYYGTVTVSCSVANSTGTIYLPTCTFAPASVTFSGTSSGSSVLTLATTLPHAQPGGTQSRNSHLFLPAGGLSLAGLLLFVIPAKRRRRMGLFAIVPLLLLGTGLMALAGCGSGGSPTSTTVSPVGTTKGAYTVTVTATPSDGTAATTAITLTVQ, encoded by the coding sequence ATGAACATCCCGGCCTTCCTCCGCGCTCCCCTCCTCCTCGTTCTCAGCGTGGCGTCCGTCAGCAGCCTCGCTCAAAGTGCTTCGCTCGAGCCAGCGAACCGCATCTCCGCCACCGCAGATCTGGAACCTATGACGCGGTTGACCGGGCATCTTCCTCGCTGGGTGACGCCCCAGGCGGATGAGGGTGCGGTGTCCGATGAGACGCCTGTGCATCTGACTTTCCTTCTCTCCCGGAGCCCGGAACGGGAGCTCGCGTTCCAACAGCTTTTGATCGATCAACAAAATCCGTCGTCGCCGCGCTACCACCAGTGGCTGACTTCGTCTCAGATCGGCGAACAGTTCGGCCCCTCCGCCGACGACGTCCACGCGGTCACGCAGTGGCTGACCGCACACGGCATGCAGGTGACCTCCGTCGCCCCGTCGCGGATCTTCGTTCAGGTCTCGAGCACCACGGGCATCGTCGCGGCGGCGCTTTCGACCAGCTTCCATCACTTCATGCTCGACGGCACGCCACGTCTCTCCGCGACGACCGAGCCTTCCATCCCCGCCGCGCTCGCCGTGGCCGTCAACTCCATCGACGGACTGACGGACATCCCGCTACGTCCCTTCAACAACGTAAAACAGGCAGAGCCGCGCAACACAGCCGACAGCCTGCGCCCGATGTACTCGAACTCGAGCAACACGACGCACTATATCTTCCCCGGCGACTTCGCGAAGATCTACGACATCAGTGCCATCACGGGCGCGGGATTCACGGGAGCCGGTGTCAAGGTGGCCATCATCGGCAGGTCGCGGATTACAGACTCCGATATCACCCAGCTCCAGGGCCTCGCCGGGATTCCGGCGAAGACAGAGAATGTGATCGTCGTCCCCGGCACCACGGATCCGGGTCTGGTGGCCGGCGATGAAGATGAATCCACCCTGGATGTGGGACGCGTTCTGACCGTCTCCACCGGCGCGCAGGCCGACCTGGTGATCGCTTCGAGCGCAACCGGAGGCATCTCAGCCGGCATCCAGTACAACGTCCAGACGCTGATGGATCCCGTGATGACCATCAGCTATGGCGCATGCGAGACAAAAGCGGGACAGGCGACCGTCAACGCATTCGATGCACTCTTCAAACAAGGAGCTGCAGAAGGCATCGCCACCTTCGTCTCGTCGGGAGACTCGGGGGCGGCGGGCTGCTCCACCTCCTTTACGGCACCTACCGGCTCCGAGACGCGTGGCATCAACTACCTGTGCTCCAGCTCGTACGTCACCTGCGTGGGAGGAACCGAGTTCAACGACACGTCCTCTTCCGCACTCTACTGGTCGACGACCAACTCCAGCACCTATACCTCGGCTTTGGGCTACATTCCGGAGGGCGCGTGGAACGAACCTACCGTCACCTCAAGCTCAGGCACAACGTATGAGATCGGTGGAACTGGTGGCGGTGTCAGCCTGTACATCACAAAGCCCTCGTGGCAGGTCGGGACCGGCGTGCCCACTGACGGCTACCGCGATACCCCGGACATCTCGTTCACCGCCGCGAATCACGATGGCTACTACGCTTGTCTGGCCTACAAAGGCGCAGGCTACGACTGCAGCAAGGGCGGCGGCGTCATCTTCTCGGGAACGTCGGCTGCAGCCCCGGACATGGCGTCCGTGGCCGCGATCCTGACCCAGAAGGCCGGCAAGGCGCAGGGCAATCTGAACCCGACGCTGTATGCCCTGGCGGTCTCATCCCCCACCGCCTTCCACGATGCGACGCCAGCTTCCAGCGGCGTGAGTGCATGCACGGTGAGCACCGCAAGCATGTGCAACAACTCCGTACCGGGGCCATCGAGCCTCTCTGGCGGACTGGCGGGTTATCCGCTCCAGGTGGGCTACGACCTGGCGACGGGGCTCGGCTCGCTCGACGTGACGAACTTCGTCATCGCCGCATCCGGCCCTGTGCTGCTTGGCTCAACCACCACCCTGAACGCGGCGCCCACCACCATCGCCATAGGCGCGACCGCCGTCTTCACCGCGACGGTCGTTGGTTCCGCATCCACAGCGGCGACGGGCACGGTGCAGTTCTACTCGAACGGCACCGCACTGGGCGCTCCCGTAACCCTCACCAGCGGTAAGGCCTCCACACCGGCCACAGCCTTCACCACGGGGGGAACGTACTCGATCGTCGCTATCTACTCGGGTGACACCAACTACTCCGGTTCCACGTCAACGACGCTGTCGTTCGTCGTTACGCCTCCCACCACCACCACGAGCTTGAACGCGACGCCCACCACCATCCTCGCCCGCCGGTCAGCCGTCTTTACCGCGTCCGTCGCCATCACCGGCAGCACCGCGGCCACGGGTACCGTGCAGTTCTACTCGAATGGCACGACCCTCGGGGCACCTGTCGCATTGGCGAGCGGCGGTACAGCCTCCACTCCCTCGACGACCTTCACCACGGCAGGAACCTACGCGATCACGGCAACCTACTCCGGTGACGCCAACAACGCCACCTCGACCTCGATGCCGCTCAACTTCCTCGTCACCGCGCTTCCTGCCACCACCACCGCAGTAACCGCTGCCCCTACGACTGTCGCCGCTGGCGGCTCCTCGGTCTTCACCGCCACGATCAGCACATCGACCGCAACCGGAACCGTGCAGTTCTTCCAGAATGGCGCAGCGCTGGGCTCGGCCGTAGCGGTCGCCGGGGGCAAGGCCTCCACGCCCGCGACGCTGTTCACTGCGGCAGGCACCTATGCCATCACGGCCACCTACTCCGGCGACCTCAACAACGCAGGTTCCACCTCCACCTCACTCAGTTTCGTGGTGACCGCGGCGATCCCCATGGGGCTTACCGCGACGGCTTCACCCAGCACGCTCTCAGTCGCGGCAGGTGCGACCGCAGGGAACACCAGCACCATCGCGCTGGCCACCACGGCAAGCTACTACGGCACCGTCACCGTGAGTTGCTCAGTCGCCAACAGTACCGGCACGATCTACCTGCCCACCTGCACCTTCGCGCCCGCTTCGGTCACCTTCTCCGGAACATCCTCCGGCAGCAGTGTCCTGACGCTGGCGACGACTCTTCCCCACGCGCAACCGGGTGGCACGCAGTCGCGCAACAGCCACCTGTTCCTCCCGGCTGGCGGCCTTAGCCTCGCAGGTCTTCTGCTCTTCGTCATCCCGGCGAAGCGGCGCAGAAGGATGGGCCTGTTTGCCATCGTGCCTTTGCTTCTTCTCGGCACAGGCCTGATGGCGTTGGCAGGATGCGGATCGGGTGGCAGCCCTACATCGACCACGGTCAGTCCCGTGGGCACCACCAAGGGCGCGTATACCGTTACGGTGACGGCAACGCCTTCCGACGGGACTGCCGCGACCACGGCAATCACGCTCACCGTGCAGTAG
- a CDS encoding HNH endonuclease, with amino-acid sequence MVTTRTMAGGRAHRASLPVGPNGLPLCRWCELEILAKRRRTFCSEYCVHQWRLRTDPGYLRDQVFARDKGVCALCQADTLAIYNALKRARGANRIAGLSLYGLASIDARRSLWDADHILPVAEGGGQCDLDNLRTLCLPCHREVTASLRLRLRRAR; translated from the coding sequence ATGGTGACGACACGAACGATGGCCGGCGGCCGCGCGCACCGGGCGTCTCTGCCCGTCGGCCCCAACGGCCTCCCGCTCTGCCGCTGGTGCGAACTCGAGATCCTCGCCAAGCGCCGCCGCACCTTCTGCTCCGAGTACTGCGTACACCAGTGGCGCCTCCGCACCGACCCCGGGTATCTGCGCGACCAGGTCTTCGCACGCGACAAGGGCGTATGCGCGCTTTGCCAGGCAGATACGCTCGCCATCTACAACGCGCTGAAGCGGGCTCGTGGAGCCAACCGGATCGCAGGCCTCTCGCTCTATGGCCTTGCCAGCATCGACGCGCGCCGCTCACTCTGGGATGCGGACCATATCCTCCCCGTGGCCGAAGGCGGTGGCCAATGCGATCTCGATAACCTCCGCACGCTCTGCCTCCCCTGCCACCGCGAAGTGACCGCGAGCCTGCGGCTGCGTCTGCGCCGCGCCAGGTAA
- a CDS encoding thioredoxin family protein: protein MSRTESTMVELGTPAPAFELLDVVTGRAFGRDDIAAMAWDDSVSDQANLASAAECSPSGCHGLLVMFICVHCPYVKHVEQELANIGRDYAGRIGICAISSNDIGAFPQDGPVFMKEQAARLGFRFPYLFDETQEVARSYNAACTPDFFLFDAEMKLVYRGQLDSSRPRRGDSGNDVPVTGADLRKAMDEVIAGVTPSTEQRTSLGCNIKWRD from the coding sequence ATGTCCAGGACAGAATCCACCATGGTTGAGCTGGGAACCCCCGCTCCCGCCTTCGAACTGCTCGATGTCGTCACCGGACGGGCGTTTGGCCGTGACGATATCGCGGCAATGGCATGGGATGACAGCGTGTCCGACCAGGCCAATCTCGCCTCCGCGGCGGAGTGCTCCCCGTCCGGCTGCCATGGGCTTCTCGTGATGTTTATCTGTGTGCACTGCCCGTACGTGAAGCATGTCGAGCAGGAGCTGGCCAATATCGGTCGTGACTACGCTGGCCGAATCGGGATCTGCGCCATCTCATCGAACGACATCGGCGCGTTCCCACAGGACGGGCCGGTCTTTATGAAGGAGCAGGCAGCGCGCCTCGGCTTCCGCTTCCCCTATCTCTTCGACGAGACGCAGGAGGTGGCTCGTTCCTACAACGCTGCCTGCACGCCTGACTTCTTTCTCTTCGACGCGGAGATGAAGCTCGTCTACCGCGGACAGCTCGATAGTTCCAGGCCGCGACGGGGCGATTCCGGCAACGACGTCCCGGTCACCGGCGCGGATCTGCGCAAGGCCATGGACGAGGTGATTGCAGGAGTGACCCCCAGCACGGAGCAGCGCACCAGCCTGGGATGCAATATCAAGTGGCGAGACTAA
- a CDS encoding ABC transporter ATP-binding protein, translating into MPIIVAQSVGKTYKSGKLQVPALRNVSFSVEPGEFVAVVGPSGSGKSTLFYILGGLTAATSGSVLIDGTDFARLSDAERTKMRRAKIGFVFQRFNLLPTLSAMGNIEIAHDIANLGRDKKIELDKPLLEHLSGLLGISGRLDHRPNELSGGEQQRVAIARALITRPSIVLADEPTGNLDTKNSDAVLNMLRTSSRELHQTVLMITHNPEAAQVADRILTMRDGEITGIAAGRGIAATV; encoded by the coding sequence ATGCCTATTATTGTCGCCCAGAGTGTTGGCAAGACGTACAAGTCCGGTAAGTTGCAGGTCCCCGCGTTACGCAATGTCAGCTTCAGCGTCGAGCCGGGTGAGTTTGTCGCGGTAGTTGGCCCCTCGGGCTCCGGGAAGTCGACGCTGTTTTATATCCTGGGTGGCCTGACGGCGGCTACGTCGGGCTCGGTCCTCATCGACGGCACGGACTTCGCCCGGCTCTCCGACGCAGAACGGACGAAGATGCGGCGAGCCAAGATCGGCTTCGTCTTCCAGCGCTTCAACCTTCTGCCGACGCTTTCGGCGATGGGCAACATCGAGATCGCGCACGATATCGCCAACCTTGGCCGAGACAAGAAGATTGAACTCGACAAGCCGCTGCTGGAGCATCTCTCGGGCCTGCTTGGAATCTCGGGCCGCCTCGATCACCGGCCGAACGAGCTCTCGGGCGGCGAGCAGCAGCGCGTGGCGATCGCCCGCGCGCTGATTACACGGCCCTCCATCGTGCTTGCGGACGAGCCGACGGGCAATCTCGATACGAAGAACTCGGACGCCGTGCTGAACATGCTCCGTACGTCGAGCCGCGAGCTCCACCAGACGGTTCTGATGATCACCCACAACCCCGAGGCCGCGCAGGTCGCCGACCGCATCCTCACCATGCGCGATGGCGAGATCACCGGCATCGCTGCCGGACGCGGGATCGCAGCGACCGTTTAG
- a CDS encoding penicillin acylase family protein, with protein sequence MRLSSLILALAALPLVPLSLAQKPYTPTKGSEILWDTYGIPHLYAKSTADLFFLYGYAQAEAHGNLLLHAYGESRGRASEYFQATPASIKADTWVWTNSVPARSADWLKQQTPAFSGYLEAFAAGINAYAAKHPETLSEEAKRVLPITALDPIEHSQHFVHFTFVAGQRLAEPAITTATAATRVTAKLEEFKTDDDAGSNGWAIAPSHSASGKAMLLSNPHLAWAGNQSYFEAEFTAPGIHIYGATQVGLPVLRFAFNDNLGYTHTVNTIDAADLFRIKTTKLPDGSEGYLFDGKALAFEHETHTLKLRQADGTFAEKTLEIRRTIHGAVIKEDAGDPIALRVGGLDKPFMLEQYWQMSTAHNFAEFETALKRLQAPMYNVIYADKDGHIEYFFGGDVPRRSSGDVAYWAGIVPGDTSSTLWHDYLTYAELPKVIDPPNGYVQNTNEPPWDAAWPNNLDPKNYPPYMAPTFISFRTERSLHMLSEDKKISFESMLQKKLSTRAELADRILPDLLAAAAQYGTPQAKDAAAVLARWDRLTEADSKGAVLFYAWTRQFMGPAMSIQTNFAVPYSLADPMHTPGGLKDPAKAAAMLDAAATETMHDFGALDVAWGKVMKFEINSQSNGVVTAPRGPAIDGVSLPGNGGYGNMGVFRVVTYGPLKDGIRTPVHGDGYVAAIEFTSPPHAMMSLSYGDSSQPGSKFHTNQLPLLENKTMREALLNRRAVEAHLEKKENF encoded by the coding sequence GTGCGTCTCAGTTCCCTGATTCTCGCTCTCGCCGCCCTGCCGCTCGTTCCGCTCTCTCTGGCCCAGAAGCCCTACACGCCGACGAAGGGCTCGGAGATTCTGTGGGACACCTACGGCATCCCGCATCTCTATGCGAAGTCCACCGCCGATCTCTTCTTCCTCTATGGCTACGCGCAGGCCGAGGCTCATGGCAACCTCCTGCTGCACGCTTATGGCGAATCGCGCGGACGCGCCTCCGAGTACTTCCAAGCCACCCCTGCCAGCATCAAGGCCGACACGTGGGTCTGGACCAATAGCGTCCCTGCGCGCTCCGCCGATTGGCTGAAACAGCAGACGCCCGCGTTCAGCGGTTATCTCGAAGCATTCGCCGCAGGCATCAACGCCTACGCGGCAAAGCACCCCGAAACCCTTTCGGAAGAGGCGAAGCGCGTGCTTCCCATCACGGCACTCGATCCCATCGAGCACTCGCAGCACTTCGTTCACTTCACCTTCGTCGCTGGGCAGCGCCTCGCCGAACCGGCCATCACAACCGCCACCGCCGCCACCCGCGTCACGGCGAAACTGGAAGAGTTCAAGACGGATGACGATGCCGGATCGAACGGCTGGGCCATCGCGCCATCGCACTCCGCGAGTGGCAAAGCCATGCTGCTGAGCAACCCGCACCTCGCGTGGGCCGGCAACCAGAGCTACTTCGAAGCGGAGTTCACCGCACCCGGCATCCACATCTACGGAGCCACACAGGTCGGCCTGCCGGTGCTCCGCTTCGCCTTCAACGACAACCTCGGCTATACCCACACCGTCAACACCATCGATGCGGCGGACCTCTTCCGCATCAAGACCACGAAGCTGCCCGACGGCAGCGAGGGCTATCTCTTCGACGGAAAGGCCCTGGCATTCGAGCATGAGACCCACACGCTGAAGCTTCGCCAGGCCGACGGGACGTTCGCTGAGAAGACGCTGGAGATTCGCCGGACGATCCATGGCGCGGTGATCAAGGAAGACGCGGGCGATCCCATTGCGTTGCGCGTTGGTGGGCTCGACAAGCCATTCATGCTGGAACAGTACTGGCAGATGTCCACCGCGCATAACTTTGCGGAGTTCGAGACCGCGCTCAAGCGTCTGCAGGCGCCGATGTACAACGTCATCTACGCCGATAAGGACGGGCATATCGAGTACTTCTTTGGCGGCGATGTTCCAAGGCGATCCTCGGGCGACGTCGCGTATTGGGCCGGCATCGTCCCCGGCGATACGTCCTCGACACTCTGGCATGATTACCTCACCTACGCGGAACTCCCCAAGGTCATCGACCCACCCAACGGCTACGTGCAGAACACCAATGAACCACCCTGGGATGCAGCGTGGCCCAACAACCTCGACCCCAAGAACTACCCTCCTTACATGGCGCCGACCTTCATCAGCTTCCGCACCGAGCGCTCTCTGCATATGCTCTCCGAAGATAAAAAGATCTCCTTCGAGAGCATGTTGCAGAAGAAGCTCTCCACGCGCGCCGAACTCGCCGACCGTATTCTGCCGGATCTCCTCGCGGCAGCAGCCCAATACGGCACACCGCAGGCAAAGGACGCCGCGGCGGTACTCGCCAGATGGGATCGCCTCACCGAAGCCGATAGCAAGGGGGCCGTACTCTTTTACGCGTGGACCCGCCAGTTCATGGGTCCGGCGATGTCTATCCAGACGAACTTCGCCGTGCCTTACTCACTCGCCGATCCCATGCACACACCTGGTGGCCTGAAGGATCCGGCCAAGGCTGCTGCCATGCTCGACGCCGCAGCCACCGAGACGATGCATGACTTCGGCGCGCTCGATGTGGCGTGGGGCAAGGTGATGAAGTTCGAGATTAACTCGCAGTCAAACGGCGTAGTCACAGCACCGCGCGGTCCGGCGATCGATGGTGTCAGCCTTCCCGGCAACGGCGGCTACGGCAACATGGGCGTGTTCCGCGTCGTCACGTACGGCCCGCTCAAGGACGGCATTCGCACGCCGGTCCACGGCGACGGCTATGTTGCCGCGATCGAGTTCACGTCGCCTCCTCATGCGATGATGAGCCTCTCGTACGGCGACTCGTCACAGCCTGGATCGAAGTTCCACACCAACCAACTGCCTCTGCTCGAAAATAAGACGATGCGCGAAGCGTTGCTGAATCGCAGGGCGGTCGAGGCGCACCTGGAGAAGAAAGAAAACTTCTAA